A window from Rhinolophus sinicus isolate RSC01 linkage group LG01, ASM3656204v1, whole genome shotgun sequence encodes these proteins:
- the GABPA gene encoding GA-binding protein alpha chain — protein MTKREAEELIEIEIDGTEKAECTEESIVEQTYTPAECVSQAIDINEPIGNLKKLLEPRLQCSLDAHEICLQDIQLDPERSLFDQGVKTDGTVQLSVQVISYQGIEPKLNILEIVKPAETVEVVIDPDAHHAEAEAHLVEEAQVITLDGTKHITTISDETSEQVTRWAAALEGYRKEQERLGIPYDPIQWSTDQVLHWVVWVMKEFSMTDIDLTTLNISGRELCSLNQEDFFQRVPRGEILWSHLELLRKYVLASQEQQMNEIVTIDQPVQIIPASVQSATPTTIKGINSSAKAAKVQRAPRISGEDRSSPGNRTGNNGQIQLWQFLLELLTDKDARDCISWVGDEGEFKLNQPELVAQKWGQRKNKPTMNYEKLSRALRYYYDGDMICKVQGKRFVYKFVCDLKTLIGYSAAELNRLVTECEQKKLAKMQLHGIAQPVTAVALATASLQTEKDN, from the exons ATGACTAAAAGAGAAGCAGAGGAGCTAATAGAAATTGAGATTGATGGAACAGAGAAAGCAGAGTGCACAGAAGAAAG CATTGTAGAACAGACCTACACACCAGCTGAATGTGTAAGCCAGGCCATAGACATCAATGAGCCAataggcaatttaaaaaaattgctagAACCAAGACTACAGTGTTCTTTGGATGCTCATGAAATTTGCCTGCAAGATATCCag CTGGATCCAGAACGAAGTTTATTTGACCAAGGAGTAAAGACAGATGGAACTGTACAGCTAAGTGTACAGGTAATTTCTTACCAAG GAATTGAACCAAAGCTCAACATCCTTGAAATTGTTAAACCTGCGGAAACAGTTGAAGTAGTTATCGATCCGGATGCCCACCATGCTGAAGCAGAAGCACATCTTGTTGAGGAAGCTCAAGTGATAACTCTTGATGGCACAAAACACATTACAACCATTTCAGATGAAACCTCAGAACAAGTGACAAGATGGGCTGCTGCACTAGAAGGTTACAGGAAAGAGCAGGAACGCCTTGGGATACCCTATG atccTATACAGTGGTCTACAGACCAAGTCTTGCATTGGGTAGTTTGGGTAATGAAGGAATTCAGCATGACTGATATAGACCTCACTACACTCAACATTTCAGGACGAGAATTATGTAGTCTCAACCAAGAAGATTTTTTTCAGCGCGTCCCTCGGGGAGAAATTCTCTGGAGTCACCTGGAGCTTCTccgaaaat ATGTGTTGGCAAGCCAAGAACAACAGATGAATGAGATAGTTACAATTGATCAAC CTGTGCAGATTATTCCAGCCTCAGTGCAGTCTGCTACACCAACCACCATTAAAGGTATCAACAGTAGTGCAAAGGCAGCTAAAGTACAAAGAGCTCCAAGGATTTCAGGAGAAGATAGAAGTTCACCTGGGAACAGAACAG GAAACAATGGCCAAATCCAACTGTGGCAGTTTTTGCTAGAACTTCTTACTGACAAAGATGCTCGAGACTGCATTTCTTGGGTTGGTGATGAAGGCGAGTTTAAACTAAATCAGCCTGAACTGGTTGCACAAAAATGGGGACAACGTAAAAATAAACCTACGATGAACTATGAGAAACTCAGTCGTGCATTAAG gtATTATTATGATGGGGACATGATTTGTAAAGTGCAAGGCAAGAGATTTGTCTACAAGTTTGTCTGTGACTTGAAGACTCTTATTGGATACAGTGCAGCAGAGTTGAACCGTTTGGTCACAGAATGTGAACAGAAGAAACTTGCAAAGATGCAGCTCCACGGAATTGCCCAGCCAGTCACAGCGGTAGCCCTGGCTACGGCTTCTCTGCAAACAGAAAAGGATAACTGA